A portion of the Bacillota bacterium genome contains these proteins:
- the uvrC gene encoding excinuclease ABC subunit UvrC, which translates to MNHDSEDGYAISTGSPGSGGSDSAGWDREANVENKRAAARERLRERAKDLPDRPGVYLMKDATGRVIYVGKASSLRNRVRSYFQSPKTFARRTRLLVGNIADFEYLVTDSEVEALILENNLIKQHRPRYNVRLRDDKTYPHIKITLAEPFPRVLVTRRVEQDGSRYFGPYPDVSGMRSTLAFIKRLFPVRGCSKRIAESSRERPCLNHHIGRCLAPCAGAITREAYAELVKQIVLFLEGRQDQLVREMKRQMQAASTLMDFETAAALRDRIRAMERVMERQKVVLSSHRDMDVIGFARDEDGAEACVEVFFVRGGKLVGRERFFMANSDDTPDSEMLAAFLKQHYAAAAHVPAEILVQSSLGDEAGSIASWLGMLSGSKVRITSPRRGEKRSLVEMVQANAKLGLEEARIRAARAADMEEGAMAELQQALGLPRLPRRIEAFDISTIQGADAVGSMVVFESGRPLKSAYRRFRIKTVKGQDDFAMMREIVTRRCRRLGVSREEGRGTPAARGRTSGGHEGPESQECGEAAQVLDARGRQRRVSEKDPSSVTVPGAPGVLPDLMLIDGGKGQLNAALEALRQCGLDEAIPAVGLAKEHELVFLKDKPCPISLPRDSKALFLLQRVRDEAHRFAVSYHRQLRTKRATLSALEDVPGIGRKRLKSLITAFRTVEAIREASVEDLAKAPGMTRKAAERVKEALSSLPRPSVDSSD; encoded by the coding sequence ATGAATCACGATTCCGAAGACGGGTACGCTATCTCGACCGGGAGCCCGGGATCAGGAGGAAGCGACTCGGCGGGCTGGGACAGAGAAGCCAATGTCGAGAACAAACGGGCCGCGGCAAGGGAACGCCTTCGTGAGAGAGCGAAGGACCTGCCCGACAGGCCTGGAGTGTACCTGATGAAAGACGCGACAGGACGCGTGATCTACGTGGGCAAGGCGTCCTCGCTCAGGAACAGGGTTCGTTCGTATTTCCAGTCACCGAAGACGTTCGCCAGGCGCACACGACTCCTCGTCGGGAACATCGCCGACTTCGAGTACCTGGTCACCGACTCGGAAGTCGAGGCGCTGATCCTCGAGAACAACCTCATCAAGCAGCACCGTCCGCGGTACAATGTCAGGCTGAGGGACGACAAGACCTATCCTCACATCAAGATCACTTTGGCGGAGCCGTTTCCCCGGGTGCTGGTCACGCGGAGGGTTGAGCAGGACGGGTCGCGTTATTTCGGGCCGTATCCCGACGTCAGCGGAATGCGCAGCACACTGGCTTTCATTAAGCGCCTTTTCCCCGTCCGTGGCTGCTCGAAGAGGATTGCGGAGAGTTCGCGCGAACGTCCGTGCCTCAACCACCACATCGGTAGGTGCCTCGCTCCATGTGCGGGAGCTATAACGCGTGAGGCATACGCAGAGCTGGTGAAACAAATCGTTCTGTTCCTGGAGGGAAGGCAGGACCAGCTCGTCCGGGAGATGAAGAGGCAGATGCAGGCCGCATCGACCCTTATGGACTTCGAAACCGCGGCCGCCCTGCGCGACCGGATACGGGCAATGGAGCGAGTGATGGAGAGACAGAAAGTAGTGCTGAGTTCCCACCGCGACATGGACGTCATCGGCTTCGCGCGGGACGAGGACGGCGCAGAGGCTTGTGTGGAGGTCTTCTTCGTGCGCGGCGGAAAGCTGGTCGGTCGCGAACGGTTCTTCATGGCGAACTCCGACGACACGCCTGATTCGGAGATGCTGGCTGCTTTCCTGAAACAGCACTATGCGGCGGCAGCCCACGTGCCGGCTGAGATCCTGGTGCAGTCGAGCCTGGGCGACGAGGCCGGCTCGATCGCATCGTGGTTGGGCATGCTGAGCGGCTCCAAGGTGCGGATCACGTCGCCCCGCAGGGGCGAGAAGAGAAGCCTGGTGGAAATGGTGCAAGCCAATGCCAAGCTGGGGCTGGAGGAAGCCCGCATACGAGCCGCACGCGCTGCTGACATGGAGGAAGGCGCCATGGCGGAACTCCAGCAAGCTCTCGGACTTCCAAGACTCCCCCGCAGGATAGAAGCGTTTGACATCTCGACCATACAAGGCGCCGATGCGGTCGGATCGATGGTGGTTTTCGAGAGCGGGCGCCCGCTCAAGTCCGCGTACAGGCGGTTCAGAATCAAGACAGTGAAGGGACAAGACGACTTCGCGATGATGCGTGAGATCGTCACAAGGAGGTGCCGTCGGCTTGGAGTCTCGCGAGAGGAAGGCCGCGGCACGCCGGCGGCTCGAGGGCGGACGAGCGGCGGTCACGAGGGGCCGGAGAGTCAAGAGTGCGGTGAGGCAGCTCAGGTTCTCGACGCTCGCGGCAGGCAACGACGGGTATCCGAGAAGGACCCCTCGTCCGTGACAGTGCCGGGCGCGCCGGGCGTTCTGCCCGACCTGATGCTCATCGATGGCGGAAAGGGGCAGCTCAACGCGGCTCTTGAGGCTCTGCGCCAGTGCGGCTTGGATGAGGCGATCCCGGCCGTGGGCCTTGCCAAAGAGCACGAACTCGTGTTCCTCAAGGACAAACCGTGCCCGATATCCCTTCCGAGAGACTCGAAAGCGCTGTTCCTACTCCAGCGCGTGCGGGACGAGGCGCACAGGTTCGCTGTGTCCTACCACCGACAGCTTCGCACGAAGAGGGCGACCCTCTCCGCGCTGGAGGATGTTCCCGGAATCGGACGAAAGCGTCTGAAATCCCTCATCACGGCATTCCGCACGGTGGAAGCCATTCGGGAAGCCAGCGTCGAGGATCTCGCGAAGGCGCCCGGTATGACGCGAAAGGCCGCAGAGCGGGTCAAAGAAGCCCTGAGCTCCTTGCCCCGGCCATCCGTGGACTCCTCGGACTAG
- a CDS encoding PDZ domain-containing protein, with translation MFPFGKVVATILMLIPQVLLHPTFWMVVVLVAMQYARMARVEQRVFGQAIESPASLVLSSLLLGAAAGFVASLIFVFVGVTVTGAGVAFLLPVALVLMLIDPRFLCFSYAGGLLALSSLAFGVPKVGIPELMILVAVLHLIESALIWTTGSQGALPLYMKTRDGDVVGGFLLQKFWPIPLVGMMLLTPRLSEIESLARGLISMPDWWPLIKPDMAVPEGHELLFAMFALPAALGYGDFAVARTPKERSARTARNLMAFSVVLLALALGASIWPWMRWLAALFSPFGHEMVIAAGRRAETRSRAAYVPDPRGLKVLDVVPRSPAARAGLRSGDVLIAVNGQPVRNAADLLDAMSGSPPWFYIEAERDAEATHRTHGAPWSVDVQTRRFTKSIPGDVDRLGIVPVPSPGDPPHVSIPTAGVDGPLAKVFRRR, from the coding sequence ATGTTTCCTTTCGGCAAGGTCGTCGCAACGATTCTCATGCTCATTCCACAGGTGCTCTTGCATCCCACTTTCTGGATGGTAGTCGTCCTGGTGGCGATGCAATACGCACGCATGGCCAGAGTGGAGCAACGCGTATTTGGCCAGGCCATCGAGTCCCCTGCGTCCTTGGTGCTCTCCTCTCTTCTGTTGGGCGCGGCGGCGGGCTTCGTCGCGAGCCTCATTTTCGTTTTCGTAGGCGTCACGGTGACAGGGGCAGGGGTCGCCTTCTTACTCCCCGTTGCGCTTGTGCTGATGCTCATCGATCCCAGGTTTCTATGCTTCTCGTATGCTGGGGGGCTGCTCGCGCTTTCCAGCCTTGCCTTCGGCGTTCCCAAAGTGGGAATACCCGAGCTCATGATCCTCGTGGCCGTGCTTCACCTCATAGAGAGCGCGCTCATCTGGACGACCGGGTCTCAGGGAGCGCTTCCGCTCTACATGAAAACCCGCGACGGCGACGTTGTAGGAGGTTTCCTTCTTCAGAAGTTCTGGCCGATCCCGCTGGTCGGAATGATGCTGCTTACGCCGCGTTTGAGCGAGATAGAGAGCCTGGCCCGAGGCTTGATAAGCATGCCCGACTGGTGGCCGCTCATCAAACCGGACATGGCGGTGCCTGAGGGGCACGAGCTGCTCTTCGCGATGTTCGCCCTGCCCGCCGCGCTTGGGTACGGCGACTTCGCCGTAGCGAGGACGCCCAAGGAAAGGAGCGCGCGAACGGCGCGCAACCTCATGGCGTTCAGCGTGGTGCTGTTGGCGCTGGCGCTCGGCGCCTCGATCTGGCCTTGGATGCGCTGGCTCGCCGCTCTCTTCTCACCGTTCGGACATGAAATGGTGATCGCGGCGGGGAGGCGGGCCGAGACGAGGTCGAGGGCTGCGTACGTGCCCGACCCGCGCGGCTTGAAAGTCCTCGACGTAGTGCCTCGCTCGCCCGCGGCGCGAGCGGGCCTGCGCAGCGGGGACGTGCTCATCGCCGTGAACGGTCAGCCTGTCAGGAACGCCGCAGATCTTCTCGACGCCATGAGCGGATCCCCTCCGTGGTTCTACATTGAGGCCGAGCGTGATGCGGAGGCGACACACCGGACCCACGGGGCGCCGTGGTCCGTCGACGTGCAGACTCGGCGTTTCACTAAGTCCATTCCCGGGGACGTGGATAGGCTTGGGATAGTCCCCGTGCCGAGCCCGGGGGACCCACCTCACGTAAGCATTCCCACTGCAGGCGTGGACGGGCCGCTCGCAAAGGTGTTCCGAAGGAGATGA